agctgggattagaacccaggtcctctaactcccaagcccgtgctcttgccacgaggccatgcacaatggggtagatacaaggtaaacagattagacatagtctctggccCATATTGGGTTTGAGTGTCTGAGCCAGTTTGGTGGCCGTtcaaatggagaagaaagggtgctctgggaaatgttgtggagggaaCATCTTTGCAGCAggatggccaaatggatagagcacaggcctgggactcagaaggacctgggttcttgtccttggagaagcagcgtggctcagtggaaagagcacgggctttggagtcagaggtcatgggttcaaatcccagctctgccaactatctgctgtgtgactttaggcaagtcacttaacttctctgtgcctcagtacctcatctgtaaaatagggattaaaactgtgaggcccccgtaggacaatctgatcaccttgtaacctccccagtgcttagaacagtgctttgcacattgtaagcgcttaacaaataccattattattattattattattcctggttctgccacttacctgccactaaatttcctcacctgtaaaatggtgattaagactatgagtcccatctgggacaggggcagtgtccaagctgatttttaGTTTATAATGTACCccaactcttagcacagtgcctgacacatagtaagtgcttaacaaatacctttaaaaaaccccaaaccactgGATTTAATAGACTGAATGGCAGAGTTGAATGAGAATAAGAAGCTAAGAATAATGGTTCCAGGCTTGGTAGACAGGGATGATGGTAGTGTTAACTGTGGtgggaaaattaggtggaggagagggtttgggaaagaAGTTGGAGAGATCATTTTTTGACATGCTGAACTAGAAGTGCTGGAGGGAAGATACCCTAAATACTTGGAAACAAAGGGAAATGCAAAATTGCAAACAGGGAGACAGATTTCCACACCATCCACAAAGGAGCACATAATCCCATTCCCTTAAATAAGAAGCCCATTTTTGTAACATATTACCAACTGCTATATGGGGAACATAGCAGATCTCTAGTGAGTTACATCTTCATGACAGTCCACAGTGCTTAAGTTAGATACTATATTTAAACTTTGTAAAAATTCAGTGGGTTCTTTACTTCACAATATCTAAATCATCCCCCTGTCCTCGGAAGGTTGTAAGACAATTCCAACAGGCTACATTAACTTATTCAGACTATGAGGCCACCATTCAGAAAATGTGAACTTCAGTAATAATACATTTCCAAGCACTGAAGTGAAGAAAGTCACCTGTGTATCCTTTCTTTTAAGGATATCAAGCTCCTTTCTGTACTTCATCTATTTTTATGGCATCACTGGCAAATCTGGACACAGGTCTGATTTACATTATTTTTCCGTGAttttgtttgaaggcagagacctGCTTTGAAGGCTAACATCCACTAACTCTAATCATTCCAGAAACAATAATTAGTGAGTTCATCAAAATAAAGGAATAGAAAATGTTATGAGAACAAAGTGTGGGATTTACATTGAAACTTGCTGTAGACATTTTGGAGATGTCACATTACTGTCAGAGGTCTCAAATATAGGATTTGACATTTCCCTTTGGTTTGGGGAAATAACTGGATTCTCTAGAAGTTAAGTacaccgaagcagcatggcccagtggaaagagcacgggcttgggagtcagaggtcatgggtttgaatcccagctctgccacttgtcagctgtgtgaccttgggcaagccacttaacttctctgtgcctcagttacctcatctgtaaaatggggaataagactgtgagccccatgtgggataacctgatcgccttgtatcccccccagatcttagaacagtgctttgcacatagtaatcgattaataccataaaaaaacctcaaAGTATGTCTTCCTTTATGCTGAATTTGACTTTTTCTTTAATAATTCCCAGAGAGGCCAAAGTGGATCCTGTATTGTAGGAAATCAGATAGCAtcaatgaagcagagaagcagcttatcCTAAACAGATTgatcacaggcccaggagtcagaagtacctggattctaattctggatccaccatttgtctgctctatgaccttgggcaagtcacttaacatgtctctgcctcagttacctcatctttaaaatgaggattaagactgcaagccccatgtgggacatggactctgcgcaacctaattagcttgaatctaccccagtgcttagtacagtgcctggcacttagtaagcccttaacaaataccattaaaaaaatcagtgtgAATTAGAGGACCTGAAGGGGATTCTTACCATTGTATTGAGTTCCTGAGGTTCACTGAGAAGTCCTGTGCAGTTCTTAAATCCCTGTTTGCAACAACTCTGAGGGACACGGTTGCCTCCGGTGGTATTGAACCACTGAGTAACAGTCCAGTCAGTATAATTCTTTACACCGCAACACTGAAACTATGAAACAGAATGAAATATTAATTTTCCAGTCTAGTATTCACTCTAATCAGTAAAAACCGTGGACTTTACATCTGAATTTTCCCTCAGTTTGCGGGGTGGGAAATTTCAGAAAGGCAATACAGCTCTGCACTAAGGAAGAGCTTCTCAAACTTTTTTGTCCCACGATGCTCCTGATGGTTCTCATTCCTCTCCCTGCCATGTCAACTCTCCACCAAACATTCAAAAATGAACCAAGACTTCTCTGCCTATTTGGAAAGATGCGGAATGGTAACATCTTCCCTTTACCCAGGAGGCAGGGTTCCTGGGAGAGTTTGACAAAAAGAAAAGGTGCTAATGGGAAGTGACAAGGTAAAGGTGTgcgggggtggaggaggtggagcaTAGGAGTGAACTAGATGAAAAGCAGAGCAGTGATGATAGAGTGGGAAAGAAAAGGTTGTGTCAACAAGTTTCACTGGCACCTCAGCCAACAGTTAttttggacagagaagcagcatggcttagtggatagagcacagggctgggagtctgaaggtcatgggttcttatcccagctctaccacgtgtctgctctgtgaccttggacaagtcacttcacttctctgtgcctcatttgtaaaatggggattaagactgtgagctctatgtaggatagggactgtgtccaacctgtctaccttgtacctaccccagcacttagaccagtgctaggcacatagtaagtgcttaacaaatattattatcattattacaaataagTAAGGAGAAGCAGGATTGACTAGTAGATAGAGAACTATATTCTAGtgcatataataatggtatttattaagggtgtcccatgctgggatagatacaaggtgaacagattggacacaatctctggccCACATTGGGTTTAAGTGTCTGAGCCAGATTGGTGGCCTTTGAATGGAAAACAAAGGGTGGttctgggaaatgttgtggaggaaacaccttggaagtagtgtggtctagtggctagaacacaggcctgggaatcagaaggacctagttttctaattctggctctgctacttaactgctaggtgacgttgggcaagtcactttacttttctgtgcctcagttacctcatctgtataatggggattaagaccgtgagctccatgggggacaggggctatggccaacataattatcttgtatctaccctagtgtttagtacagtgcctagcacatagtaagaacttaacaaataccatagaaaaaaaaaattggggactTCAATCTCTGCAACCcaaaacatgagcctgggaaacagaggactagtattctaatcccagctcctctgtttgtctgcggtgtgaccctgggcaagccaatttacttctctgtgcctcagttacctcatctgtaaagtggggattaagactctgagccccatgtggacagtgttccaacctgatcgtcttgtatctgccccagtgcttaatgcagtgcctagcatattagtaagcacttaataaataccattaaaaataccattcCTAGCCTACCAGGGGTTGTGACCTACAGTTTGAGAAACCCTACACTAACATAGTCAGTCACCATCAGATCTTTGTAGAATACTGGGTCACAGTCGGTTCATTTGTGTTATTTCTGGAGCACACATTGAGTGGGAAACTCTGTATTAAGCCCCTGGGAAAGCATATAGAagcaagacacatttcctgccttcaaggaatatacaatcaaaagggagagacaggaagacaaAAATGATTTTACAAAAGTATGAGTAGCAGTATATAACAGGAAGAATTTCAACTATATTATGGTGAAAAAACAAATGCATAATTGAATATATAAACAAAAAtctattataaatatgtacaaaagggctGAGGCTAGGAATAAGATGCATGTTTTAAGAATGGCAGTTGAGTCAGAGTTGTAAAGACAAAGACGTACAAATGGAAATTCAAATCTGCTGGTTGTCCATAAGTGTTCTTTAGTTGACCTTCATATTGGCTTCATGAGGCTTATATATTGAAATATTTTCTGTGCAGGGCAATctaatactaaataaatacttgGAACACATCAACAAAGGAACATAAATTTTCAGTAATGGTTAAAGGAATAGAAACAATGGTGAATTGGAAGAAACTCCACTTGGATACtacagggttgttttttttatatCACTAAGATCTATAAATGCTAACAGGTCTTTCAAAAGCAATCAGAAATTGTCTACCAATAATATACCTGATTCTGCCAGAAATCCACCATCTCTGTCTCCGGATTCTTTCCATCATATGTCTGGAAGATAGTACGCATGGTGCTTTGTACCTCTGTCACCACCTGTGAAAATGTATTTCGGTTAAAGGTAGCTTGCCACAATCCCGAGCCAAACCCCCGTCCCTGGATCCTCTCAGCTCTCCACCCTCAGCTTCGCCACTTCctgattaaggctgtaaactcgtgggcagggaatgtgtctgatacatCGTActgtccaaagagcttagtacagggttttgtacacagtaaattctcaagaaatacgattgattaagggcCTGGTAATGCTGGTTCAGTGGAGCTGTTGATCCAGGCCCCTCAGCTCTGCCTGGATGAGTCATGTAGGCCATGCTGGGCTGAGTAGTCACAAAAAACTATTTTACTTTCAGTGCACCTTATCTTGAGTAAAGAACCTCCTTGGAATCAAGAAGGCTAGCAGAAGTAAAGGATATTCCACTCCTCAGCCACTCTTCCCAACCTCTATTTAACTGGTACTTTCCAGATCAGTTTCAAGCGGTTTCCTGTCTGGGCTCACTGTTGGCCACCAGGATCCTGAAATTTAGCCCTGCTTACTGCTTGCTACAAAAGCATAGTTTGGACATAGTGCTTCCCCGATAACAGAATTTGATACGAGCCTTGATTTCAGAATTGACAATAAAAACCTTTATATAGAAGAACGATTTTCTTGGTGCAGCTTGGAATGTGACCTCAGTCACCTTCAGACTTATCATTGATCATCAATTTAGAGCAGCCCCTGGATGAATGTTTCAGGGACTTAAGATACTCCTCCTAACAAGTTCACCTAGAAGGGTTTCCCAGGAAATCAGAATTAAAGTTTAACCCCAGATCAGGCGTCCTCTGTTGCATTCATTAAGCATAGACTGCATACGATTTGATCTATTACACAATCCTCTTCATTCTGTTGCTGCCAGAAAATCCATCAGACCAGTGCCTTTACTACCAGCCATTTTAGAGTAACCTAAAGAGCTCTATAAACTTTGCTGAGCAACTAAGTTTCTTCATTTACTCTCAGAATAAGTTCCTTTTTCCTAATTATCACATGGAGCTAGAGCCGTGGATCTAAAAAAAGCCTACTACAGTTGCTACTGCAGCCATATAAATATTTGGGGTCACACTGTTTACACATTAAACTAATAATGAGCATGGGTTTCAAGTGAAAGGCATGAGAcatttaaatattaaataaaatgaatggaaaatactttttcaaaaatacaattgattaatttttagcaatttaattattttaataactTCATTGGGAGAACACCAAATTAAGAACTCCTTGAGAGAATCACTGGCTTTTAGAATGTTATCCCTGAAAGATTCATATAATCCATCCACTCTCACCCTATACACTGATTTAATTGTTTCTCTGCTATACCCTAGGTCCTGTACCTTTTCCTATGGTAATAGTAATTTAATACCTTCGGGGTAAGGGCACTTttttggtgtaataataattctattaatACCTGCAGGCTAAAGGGTGCTCTTTTGTTAGagccagtgtggcctagagggaagagcatggcctcggagtcagaggtcatgggttttaatcttggctctgtcaagtctgctgtgtgcccttgggcaagtcacttaacttctctgtgcctcaattacctcatttgtaaaatggggattaagactgtgagccccatgttgggcagggactatgttcaacctaattaccttgtatctaacccagtgcttagaatggtgcttgacatatagaaagtgcttaagaaataccacaattattattattatcattgtcattatttaaTGTGGTAATAGTGATTTAATACCTGTTGAATAAGGGCACTCTTTTACTATGGTAATAATTATTTAATACTTGTAGGGTATGGACACTCTTTTACTGTGGTAATAGTAATTTAATACCTATAGCATATGGACACTCTTTTGCTATGGTAATAGTCATTTATGCCTGCAGGATGGGGCACTTTTTTGCTGTGGTAATAGTAATTTAATTATTGTAGGTTAGGGGCACTCTTTTGGGTATTCCACTTACCTTCTGCCTGTACATAAATCCCAAGATGAAAGCTGTTACTTCTGTAATAAACATCAGCAAGAGAATGACCAGGAACTAAAGTGAAAAGAGGAGGTGACAACGGTTTAATGTTTTGGAAAGAAAATATATGTATTTTCACAAAACGAAGAGGTAGGTTCCACCCCAGCTTGTCCTTGCTTCTCTTCACAGTGCATATCGGTGTCCCAAATGAAGCACAgactatatattcattcagttatatttactgagtacttactatgtgcagagcactgtactaagcatttggaaagtacaatatagcaataaagacagacaatccctgcccacagaggcatTTAACAATGAAATATATTTGTGAAGAATACCATACCACACAAAGCCCATGACATTCAAATGAACACACAAGACTATTTCTCTAGGCCAATATCGCTTTTCAAAGGAAGATTTTAAAACTGAAAAAGTTGGTCAGCCGCCTTCCTGGCAATCAGTAGCAATCCCAGCAGTTTGAAAGATCAAACTAAgaaaaaaccaatcaatcaatcaatatcaatcgtatttattgagcgcttactgtgtgcagagcactgtactaagcacttgggaagtacaagttggcaacatatagagacggtccctacccaacagtgggctcacagtctagaagggggagacagagaacaaaacaaaacatattaacaaaataaaataaatagaatagatatgtacaagtaaaagaaataaatagagtaataaatacgtacaaacatatatacatatgtacaggtgctgaagggaagggaaggaggtaaggcagaggggatgaagagggggaggagggggagaggaaggagggggctcagtctgggaaggcctcctggaggaggtgagctctcagtagggccctgaagggaggaagagagctagcttggcggatgtgcggagggagggcattccaggccgggggatgacgtgggccgggggtcgacggcgggacaggcgagaacgaggcacagtgaggagattagtggcagaggagaggagggtgcaggctgggctggagaaggagagaagggaggtgaggtaggagggggcaaggggatggacagccttgaagcccagggtgaggagtttctgcctgatgcataggttgattggtagcagtATTAGTTATCAGTAAGCAATACAGAGAAAAACCTGTAGTGAAATGGGTGTGAGGTCCAAGGACTACTACCCTTCTCTAAAAATATGTTGGCCAGTAATACAAAAAGATTAATTCATCTTTGTAGAGCGtactgatcaatagtatttatttagtgcctactgaatgcagaacactgtattaagcacttgggagagcacagtagacatTGTGGACACgatacctgcccacagggagcgtaCATTCTCACTGGGGAGCCAGACATAAAGGAATTTATAAATTGGAGGAAGAAGTATGTAAAACAATATatacagaggtacagtgagaagtggtGCAAAAATGCTGAGATGACAGTAGAGCGGTGGAGATTTGGGGAGAAGAAGACTTATTTGGGAAAaccacctggaggaggtagggtttCAGCAgggtttgaaaatggggagatttATGGTCACAGAACACTTCTATATCTTTTAGAGTGTATGTTTCAAGTGATGTAAAAATACATCTCTCTGTCTTTCAGATAAAGCAGAGTtacctagtggcaagaccataggcctgggactcagaggacctgggttctaatcccatctctgccacttgactgctgtgagacctttgggaaaatcactttacttctctgcacctcaatttcctcatctgtaaaaaggagaatgaaatcctactccctcctacctaggctgtgagcaccatgcggggCAGagtctgtgttcaaccagataaaCTTATgtcgaccctagtgcttagaacggtactcagcaaatagtaagcacttaacaaatcacacttaaaaaataaaaaaactaaaGGACAACCCACTTGTACTGGGGCAGTGATTCTTCCAGTGTCTGTAAACCTGGGATTACAGATGCCAGTGTTTTTACCCAAATTGAGGGAGTGGAGCCTTAGTGAACTCTGACACAAATTAGCCCTGATTCTGATAGATATTGTGCTGCCTTCCAATCCTGGGTAAGGAATTGtactgatcaagcgcttagtacagtgctttgcacacagtaagcgctcaataaatacaattgattgattgattgattgatcacatgcaTGGCCGGTAATTACCGATTGGCCAGTAATCAGCTGAAACCCTGATATTAGAATTAGTGAGGAGGTAAAATGACTTTGTGTACACCCGAGTAAGCTGGCCACATCTCTGAGATTCATTCCAAACAAGGCATTcagagggaggcaggaaaagTAATACTTACAAGCCGGAGTCCAACAGAGGACTCTTTGATTGTGACCAAACAGCCAATAATCCCAACAAAAACCATCACGATAGCAACAACTGTGATGATGATAGCAGGCAGCAAGATGTGTTCATCCTTGAAGAAGGCATCATAGTCCTCATAGGCTGTGATGAAGTGCCCTCCGACATACCCAAGGGCTGCCCCTGCAGTCTAAAATAATCAAAAGTTATTTTtccacataataaatgccttcCTGAACTAAAGATTTCATGAAACGGACAAGAGGTTAACTTTGCCTCTGGTTTGATTTCTGTGGATTAAATAAATGGATGTTTCAACGGAAAAATCCCCAAATGTGGTTTTATAACAAATGTAACGAATGCTCAaagcacagtcagtcaatcaatagtatttactgagtgctcgtgtgcagagcactgtactaagtgcttgggagtgtacaatataacatagcagagttagtagccatgctccctgcccacgagccaGAAACAAGTTCCATGTAAAGCAGAACTGCACTCAGATCATATCAGAAATACAATTGTCCAAACATTTCTTATAATAAAAATCAACAAAAAAGAGGATTGTATTGACACCAAAGCAATTTCAATTTAAACTGATTCAATATAAGCAGTATActcaagagaaaaagaaaataaatgttaATCACTTATGTGCTATTTCTTTGTATCAGCCCTGCTGTTCATCAAATTGAAATAACACTGGTTTGTAAATCAAGAGACCCGGTTTctaacaatcgatcaatcaatcaatcatatttattaagcacttactatgtgtagagaacaGGGTACTTTGATGGTATTGGCactagtctacttgttttgttttgctgtctgtctcccccttctagactgtgagcctgttgttgcctagggactgtctctatctgttaccaaattgtactttccaagttcttagaacagtgctctgcacacagtaagcgctcaataaatacaactgaatgaatgaatgaatactaagctcttggtagagtacaaaataacaatataacgcagttggcagacacattccttacccacactgagcttgcagtctagaaggagagacagacattaacataaataaattaaagatatgtacataagtgctgtggggctgaataacaggagcaaattcaagtgcaagagtgacccagaaaggaatgggagaagagggacatgagggcttagtcagggaaggtctcttggaggagatgtgccttcaataagtctttgaaggtggggagagtaattttccataggatatgaagagggaggggtttccaggccagaggcaggatgtgggcgagaggtcggtggcaaaatagacgagatcaaagtacagggagtaggttggcatcagaggagcaaagtatgtgggctggatcaGAGTAGAAGAACAGTGAGgcgaggaaggggcaaggtgatggagtgctttaaagccaatagtaaggaatttctgtttgatgaggagatggtcCCTGTTTTAATCCCTAGTCCCTGTTCTACCCGTTGGGAGGACATGCCTTCCATTACCCAACTGACCCAAGAACCACCTAAAGCATTCCTTGAGGTGGACAGGCCCTGCAGTAATCAGAAAAAATAATTGGCCAATGTAGGTGTCAAAAGGCACGGCAGCTACCAAAGCAACAGCCTTCTGAATCATGTCGCTACAGGACAACATCGGCACTACGCTATGGTCATTTGGTTTAAAATGCTACATGCGTTCAAAAGCCTCTGCATGCATGTCGCATTGTGCGGCACTCTGGCTTGCCTGTTCACTCACTGTGCACTCTCCCCCAGCTGGAACATAACTGGTacgagagagagtgtgagtgacgCTGTGTAAGCCACTTGCACTAAAATCAATTTCTTCTTGCAAGCTCTTGATTCTACAATCTCAGGACCAAGCCTCACCTTTCATTCCCAGTGAAAGATACTATTATCATCCTCATTCTTTGCATAGATTGGAGCGAATTACTAAGTCCCCTTTCGCCTTTCCTCCTCCAGCCTAATTAAACCCAGTA
This DNA window, taken from Tachyglossus aculeatus isolate mTacAcu1 chromosome 3, mTacAcu1.pri, whole genome shotgun sequence, encodes the following:
- the LOC119925877 gene encoding tetraspanin-36-like; amino-acid sequence: MGDLNLSQEAEKRGSPETRHTTAHYLEYEGVQHGLTLPLALGTFLMARLDCGMITSKSVLLLLSLIFLTAGAALGYVGGHFITAYEDYDAFFKDEHILLPAIIITVVAIVMVFVGIIGCLVTIKESSVGLRLFLVILLLMFITEVTAFILGFMYRQKVVTEVQSTMRTIFQTYDGKNPETEMVDFWQNQFQCCGVKNYTDWTVTQWFNTTGGNRVPQSCCKQGFKNCTGLLSEPQELNTMGCAGIMESHIKDLINYTMIVVLGFAIVKFFGMLSILVIACKKIDNGYQPLYSGVFA